A genomic stretch from Gemmatimonas sp. includes:
- a CDS encoding glycosyltransferase family 4 protein: protein MHWGGSSLRGSERCLIESAKSLSKAGYSVVLMRNDPCLDDEVIPWVREIVPFEFPEFMLDGRYVSLPVVAYARAWRSLSSSIRRFKPAAIYVNGGRPCQLTVPLGRLHGIPVLCHLHHPANRRYLYSWLFPWATAAVFTSEYTKSVSKAQVGVSGAVVYAGVDTTRFQPAAVRDPSLRESLGIASDAIVIGQVGALVPHKRPLLLLDAFARVAADHRQAHLVLVGGGVMEAALRSEVDARGLNERVTITGYVEDTLPFFQHVFDIHALASVEEGLGISVIEGAACCLPSVVTDCTGLREVVEPGVTALLFKPDHVDGLEAHLRRLMSDATFRTALGHAGRQRVERLFSIDAYRQGIERAVSSLIGERTTETLAAR, encoded by the coding sequence ATGCACTGGGGCGGCAGTTCGTTACGGGGATCCGAACGATGCCTGATTGAAAGTGCGAAGTCACTCAGCAAGGCGGGATACTCCGTGGTGCTGATGCGAAACGACCCGTGCCTCGACGACGAAGTGATTCCTTGGGTGCGGGAGATCGTGCCCTTTGAATTTCCCGAGTTCATGCTGGATGGACGGTATGTATCCCTTCCGGTCGTAGCGTATGCGCGCGCCTGGCGCTCGCTTTCGAGCTCCATAAGGCGTTTCAAGCCTGCGGCGATATATGTGAATGGTGGGCGACCATGCCAGCTGACGGTGCCGCTGGGGCGCCTGCATGGCATTCCGGTGTTGTGCCATCTTCACCACCCCGCCAACCGACGCTATCTGTACAGCTGGCTTTTCCCGTGGGCCACCGCCGCGGTGTTTACCTCGGAGTACACGAAGTCCGTCAGCAAGGCGCAGGTGGGCGTCAGCGGCGCCGTGGTGTACGCCGGCGTGGATACGACGCGCTTTCAGCCGGCTGCCGTCAGGGACCCGTCACTTCGGGAGAGTCTTGGCATTGCCAGCGATGCGATTGTCATTGGTCAAGTCGGCGCGCTCGTTCCACACAAACGTCCGCTCCTGCTGCTCGACGCTTTTGCGCGCGTGGCTGCCGATCACAGGCAGGCGCACCTGGTGCTCGTCGGAGGCGGAGTGATGGAGGCTGCGCTCCGATCGGAGGTAGATGCGCGAGGACTCAACGAGCGAGTCACCATTACGGGTTACGTAGAGGACACGCTGCCCTTCTTTCAGCACGTGTTCGATATTCACGCGCTTGCGTCGGTTGAAGAAGGCCTCGGGATCTCGGTCATCGAAGGTGCCGCATGCTGCCTCCCCTCCGTTGTCACCGATTGCACCGGGCTGCGTGAAGTCGTAGAACCAGGCGTTACGGCACTGCTCTTCAAGCCGGACCACGTCGATGGACTGGAAGCGCATCTGCGTCGACTCATGTCCGACGCAACCTTTCGTACTGCGCTCGGTCACGCCGGACGACAGCGGGTTGAGCGGCTGTTCTCCATCGACGCGTATCGGCAGGGAATCGAACGGGCCGTCTCGTCGTTGATAGGGGAGAGAACGACTGAAACGCTTGCGGCCCGCTAG
- a CDS encoding glycosyltransferase family 4 protein, translating into MNDVDPDRPITYRSGALPNAAKIRVLFVEMALGFGGSAKSLLELVAAMTDVEAFVLSSFAIEASSIRAIRVAPAEYSGPASRAMGYLRDLQFQIMWIAAVIRAARAHKVDIVHVNNGLSLNVAAMIAARVLRIPLVVHQRGWEAPSKKLELAKRLLGKAPVIAISKAVRDHLLTLQLNADRVRQIYDVVLAPTRPTQERIPTGVLHVGMHGMLTEWKGHRLLIQAAATLNQLSPGAFRFSIAGGTVPGQESYVESLISAIRELGLSGIVELVGHTDNVYEFLNGIDISVHASISPEPLGRVIVEAQLAGVCVVAANAGGAAELVSDSCGILLDPTSVDSLVQAIQSAASSSQHRGDVAARGRDRAHDLFNTTRLASAVRDVYQTQTGR; encoded by the coding sequence GTGAACGACGTGGACCCGGATCGACCGATCACATACCGATCCGGAGCTTTGCCAAATGCCGCGAAGATCCGGGTTCTCTTTGTGGAGATGGCTTTAGGTTTCGGAGGTTCTGCCAAGAGCTTGTTGGAACTCGTGGCGGCCATGACGGACGTCGAAGCGTTTGTGCTGTCCTCTTTTGCAATCGAGGCAAGCAGTATTCGGGCAATCCGTGTTGCGCCGGCGGAGTATTCTGGGCCAGCATCGCGTGCGATGGGATACCTGAGGGATCTTCAGTTCCAGATAATGTGGATCGCTGCCGTCATTCGCGCGGCGAGAGCGCACAAGGTGGACATCGTTCATGTGAACAATGGCCTCAGTCTGAACGTGGCCGCGATGATTGCCGCACGAGTCCTACGTATTCCGCTGGTGGTCCATCAGCGTGGGTGGGAGGCTCCCTCAAAAAAGCTAGAGCTCGCCAAGCGACTGTTGGGTAAGGCACCTGTTATCGCGATCTCAAAGGCCGTTCGCGATCACCTGCTGACACTTCAGTTGAACGCAGACCGCGTACGCCAGATTTACGATGTCGTGTTGGCGCCGACGAGGCCGACGCAGGAACGCATACCAACTGGTGTGCTTCATGTCGGCATGCACGGCATGCTCACCGAATGGAAAGGGCATCGCCTCTTGATACAGGCCGCCGCCACGCTGAATCAGCTCTCCCCCGGAGCGTTCCGCTTCAGCATCGCAGGTGGAACGGTACCTGGTCAGGAGTCGTACGTGGAAAGCCTCATCAGCGCCATTAGAGAACTGGGTCTCTCAGGGATCGTAGAACTCGTTGGCCACACGGACAACGTCTACGAATTCCTGAACGGAATCGACATCAGCGTGCACGCGTCAATCAGCCCGGAACCGCTTGGTCGCGTCATCGTCGAGGCGCAACTCGCTGGCGTCTGTGTTGTCGCGGCCAATGCGGGCGGTGCCGCCGAACTGGTTTCGGACTCCTGTGGCATTCTCTTAGACCCCACGAGTGTTGATTCACTCGTGCAGGCGATTCAGTCGGCGGCCAGTTCTTCGCAACATCGCGGCGACGTGGCGGCGAGAGGGAGAGACCGTGCACACGATCTTTTCAACACCACTCGCCTCGCGAGCGCGGTACGTGATGTGTATCAGACGCAGACGGGCAGGTGA